In Bacteroidota bacterium, a single window of DNA contains:
- a CDS encoding quinol:cytochrome C oxidoreductase, with amino-acid sequence MAHGHKIEIKPEFFAGNKKATKFSLILIVLGLLLTIIGVVTTPKTQPAKEEAATHQHDANHDVADAAPHLNYYGDHQVNHPLPPPTPEDAGAHKPWYARVYANIFANSYFFLLISSLSLFFLALQYVANAGWTTVFKRVIEAATKFLPIAAGVFILILIIGKTDLFHWAHYEHEGLKPGDAGYDKILDGKSWFLNSSFFIGGIVLIPLIWYLMGNKLNSLSKKEDAEGGLTPFKKSIRWSAGFTVFFAFSISVLSWLAIMSIDAHWYSTIFSVYNFATGFVAALCVITLFVLYLKSIGHLQLVTDEHIHDLGKFIFAFSIFWGYIWIAQLLLIWYAHIPEEVYYYQVRLMDQWKPYFYINLALNFVLPFFALMTRDAKRNPRILATVALLVLLGHWIDVYLMVMPGSIGSLANLGFLEVGMLLLFSGAFIYLTLIALTKRALVAMNHPYLEESAHHDVGV; translated from the coding sequence ATGGCGCACGGACATAAAATAGAAATAAAACCAGAGTTCTTCGCAGGTAATAAGAAAGCTACTAAATTCAGTTTGATTCTTATTGTACTTGGACTTTTGCTCACAATAATTGGAGTTGTTACAACACCCAAAACACAGCCTGCAAAAGAAGAAGCGGCTACACATCAACATGATGCAAACCATGATGTTGCTGATGCTGCACCACATCTTAACTATTATGGCGACCATCAGGTGAATCACCCATTGCCTCCTCCCACTCCGGAAGATGCGGGTGCACACAAACCATGGTATGCAAGAGTGTATGCTAATATTTTTGCAAATTCTTATTTCTTCTTGTTAATCAGTTCATTATCATTATTTTTCTTGGCACTGCAATACGTTGCAAATGCAGGTTGGACAACTGTTTTTAAAAGAGTGATTGAAGCTGCTACTAAATTCTTGCCTATTGCTGCCGGTGTGTTTATTTTGATTTTGATAATCGGCAAAACGGATCTTTTCCATTGGGCGCATTATGAGCATGAAGGTTTAAAACCCGGTGATGCAGGATATGACAAAATTTTGGATGGTAAATCTTGGTTCTTAAACTCTTCTTTCTTCATTGGTGGCATTGTACTTATCCCGCTTATCTGGTATTTAATGGGTAATAAATTAAATTCTTTGTCCAAAAAAGAAGATGCAGAAGGAGGACTTACACCATTTAAAAAATCTATCAGATGGTCTGCCGGTTTTACTGTTTTCTTCGCATTTTCTATTAGCGTATTGAGTTGGTTGGCTATCATGAGTATCGATGCACATTGGTATTCGACTATTTTCTCTGTATATAATTTTGCTACCGGATTTGTAGCAGCATTGTGTGTGATAACTTTGTTTGTACTCTATCTGAAGTCTATCGGTCACCTACAGTTGGTTACAGATGAACATATACACGATTTAGGTAAATTCATTTTTGCATTCTCTATTTTCTGGGGATACATTTGGATTGCACAGCTTCTCTTGATTTGGTATGCACATATTCCAGAAGAGGTTTATTATTACCAAGTTAGATTGATGGATCAATGGAAACCCTATTTCTATATTAATCTTGCCTTAAATTTTGTTCTGCCTTTCTTCGCTTTGATGACAAGAGATGCAAAAAGAAATCCTCGAATTTTAGCCACTGTTGCATTACTGGTATTATTAGGTCATTGGATTGATGTGTATTTAATGGTAATGCCCGGTTCTATTGGCTCTTTAGCTAATTTAGGATTTTTAGAAGTAGGAATGTTATTGCTTTTCTCAGGCGCATTTATTTATTTGACATTGATTGCACTCACCAAACGTGCTCTTGTTGCCATGAATCACCCTTACCT
- a CDS encoding cytochrome c has translation MNKYFFILISFIGFSFLLTSCAKSRGNNPGVEYAPDMYYDKGYEPFKEKDSNTLNKYGSNMREPVKGSIAVGKLDYAYPLDNNGEGYEASATQIHYPDNFVFDKARGERLYNIYCAPCHGIEGHNDGNVFKRVASIKPPWKGYDDDYIKNLPAGKMYHVITYGKNNMGSHASVLTPEERWQVVAHVQELSGVGYQKTPVVVQEQTNNEDKTKK, from the coding sequence ATGAACAAGTATTTTTTTATATTAATTTCATTCATTGGATTTTCTTTTCTTTTGACTTCTTGTGCAAAAAGCAGAGGGAATAATCCCGGAGTTGAATATGCCCCTGATATGTATTATGACAAAGGATATGAACCCTTTAAGGAAAAGGATTCCAATACATTGAACAAATATGGTTCAAATATGAGAGAACCCGTAAAAGGTAGTATTGCAGTGGGTAAGTTGGATTATGCCTACCCCTTGGATAATAATGGTGAAGGATATGAAGCATCCGCTACACAAATTCACTATCCTGATAACTTTGTCTTTGATAAAGCCCGAGGAGAGAGACTTTATAATATCTATTGCGCACCTTGTCACGGTATTGAAGGTCATAATGATGGCAATGTATTTAAAAGAGTTGCCTCTATTAAACCCCCTTGGAAGGGTTATGATGATGATTATATCAAAAATCTTCCTGCCGGCAAGATGTACCATGTAATTACTTATGGTAAAAATAATATGGGTAGTCATGCCTCTGTTCTCACACCGGAAGAAAGATGGCAAGTAGTGGCTCATGTGCAAGAATTAAGTGGAGTAGGTTATCAAAAAACTCCCGTTGTTGTGCAAGAACAAACTAATAATGAAGATAAAACTAAGAAATAA
- a CDS encoding DUF3341 domain-containing protein, whose product MIDKKLSLRNSKNLLFGIFEDGDAALDATRTVYGKGVNIIDCYSPYPIHGMEKAMGLKRSRLPIGAFIAAMTGLSLAIILQAGIMFFDWPMIIGGKPYAGIPSWVPVMFELSILCTAFGIVILFFIRSAMIHGKIPNEVIDPRQTNDRIILALSLDEEGINKDELVKLLYERGAVTIKERMNLDNNEFEDKVINNG is encoded by the coding sequence ATGATTGACAAGAAATTAAGTTTACGAAACAGCAAAAATCTTCTATTCGGAATTTTCGAAGATGGTGATGCTGCTTTAGATGCAACTCGAACTGTATATGGCAAAGGCGTGAATATCATTGACTGTTATTCACCCTATCCAATACATGGAATGGAAAAAGCCATGGGGCTTAAACGTTCCAGATTGCCTATTGGAGCCTTTATTGCCGCTATGACCGGATTGTCACTTGCTATTATCTTGCAAGCCGGAATTATGTTTTTTGACTGGCCTATGATTATTGGTGGTAAACCTTATGCAGGGATTCCTTCTTGGGTGCCTGTGATGTTTGAACTTTCAATCTTGTGTACTGCATTTGGTATTGTAATTCTATTCTTTATCAGAAGTGCCATGATTCATGGTAAAATTCCCAACGAAGTCATTGACCCCAGACAAACTAATGACAGAATCATACTTGCTCTGTCATTGGACGAAGAAGGAATTAACAAAGATGAATTAGTTAAGCTCCTATACGAACGTGGTGCAGTAACTATCAAAGAAAGGATGAATTTGGACAATAATGAGTTTGAGGATAAAGTGATTAATAACGGATAA
- the nrfD gene encoding polysulfide reductase NrfD: MSHNLTTIRPRLLAKDKSLAEVSNEICRPIENKPSTTWKVGFTLAVIFFGLLAFTLALTTMVGIGTWGLNKSVQWGWDITNFVWWIGIGHAGTLISAILLLFRQKWRMSINRSAEAMTIFAVLCAALFPLFHMGRIWVGMYWVFPLPNAFGSLWVNFNSPLLWDVFAVSTYFSVSLIFWYLGLIPDIATIRDRATTKGRKFWYNFFSMGWTGSTRTWNRYEVVSLILAGISTPLVLSVHTIVSFDFATSVVPGWHTTIFPPYFVAGAIFSGFGMVATLLIIARKVLNYEDYITIGHLEAMAKIIMLTGSLVGIAYITEFFVAAYSGVEYEQYAFINRATGPYWWAYWSMMTCNVISPQFFWFKWARTTPWFIFFLSIIVNVGMWFERFVIIVTSLHREYLPSGWALYSPSWVEIGIYLGTFGMFFTFFFLFAKFLPVINIAEIKTILKDSE; the protein is encoded by the coding sequence ATGAGTCATAATTTAACAACAATACGCCCGCGATTATTAGCAAAGGATAAGTCACTTGCTGAAGTGAGCAATGAAATTTGCCGACCAATTGAGAATAAACCTTCTACAACGTGGAAAGTAGGATTTACACTTGCTGTTATTTTCTTCGGGTTATTAGCATTTACACTTGCGCTCACTACCATGGTCGGAATAGGTACATGGGGATTGAATAAATCTGTGCAATGGGGATGGGATATCACCAATTTCGTTTGGTGGATTGGTATCGGACATGCCGGAACATTAATTTCTGCGATTCTGCTTCTGTTCAGACAGAAGTGGAGGATGTCTATCAATCGCTCTGCTGAAGCGATGACCATCTTTGCCGTTTTATGTGCAGCTTTATTCCCGCTTTTTCACATGGGACGTATTTGGGTAGGTATGTATTGGGTATTTCCTTTGCCTAATGCTTTTGGTTCTTTGTGGGTAAACTTTAACTCACCTCTTTTGTGGGACGTGTTTGCGGTTAGTACATATTTCTCTGTGTCACTTATTTTCTGGTATTTGGGACTTATTCCGGATATTGCTACAATTAGAGACAGAGCTACAACAAAAGGTCGCAAATTCTGGTACAATTTCTTCTCAATGGGTTGGACTGGTTCTACCAGAACATGGAATAGATATGAAGTTGTTTCTTTGATTTTAGCAGGAATTTCTACACCTCTTGTGTTGTCAGTGCATACCATTGTATCCTTTGACTTTGCTACATCGGTCGTTCCGGGTTGGCATACAACGATCTTCCCTCCTTATTTTGTTGCCGGTGCTATTTTCTCCGGGTTCGGTATGGTGGCAACCTTGTTGATTATAGCAAGAAAAGTTTTAAATTATGAAGACTATATCACAATCGGACACCTCGAGGCTATGGCTAAAATCATTATGCTGACAGGTAGTTTAGTGGGTATAGCATATATTACCGAGTTTTTTGTTGCTGCATATTCAGGTGTTGAATATGAACAATACGCTTTTATTAACAGAGCAACTGGTCCATATTGGTGGGCATATTGGAGTATGATGACTTGTAATGTGATTTCTCCACAGTTCTTTTGGTTTAAATGGGCAAGAACAACACCATGGTTTATATTCTTCCTTTCTATTATTGTAAACGTAGGAATGTGGTTTGAAAGATTTGTGATTATTGTAACATCACTTCACAGAGAATATTTACCATCCGGTTGGGCTTTATATTCACCCAGTTGGGTAGAAATAGGAATTTATCTTGGAACCTTTGGAATGTTCTTTACATTCTTCTTCTTGTTTGCCAAGTTTCTTCCTGTAATTAATATAGCTGAGATTAAAACAATTTTGAAAGATAGCGAATAA
- a CDS encoding TAT-variant-translocated molybdopterin oxidoreductase, which translates to MSNKTQYWKGEEELLNTPEFQADLKKEFSEDLPLDEVLSENNFELSSNRRDFLKFFGFSITAVALAACNKAPIRKAIPYLVKPEDVTPGVANYYNSTLGATSEGYGVQVKVREGRPIKVDGNPNSFSGSGLSALGQASILSLYDTARLTSPMKGGKATDWATVDGEIGKALSASKKIAIVSGTIHSPSSLSVIKKFSEKYGTDHITYDAISYSGILKANADGFGKAVIPSYDFAKSKIIVSFAADFLGTWISPVEFTGSYTRGRKPGSMSRHYQFESNLSLSGTNADIRFPMKQSSEALYIATLYNKIADKKGTAKIPITRNLNLAGNVLDNVAKDLLENQGASIIISGSNDPYVQQMINGLNFLLGNYGNTIDLNNYSNQYKGLDNDFDQFLSNASNGAYDAVIFWDANPAYNYHKADNVKNALAKIKTKISFSSYMDETSEMVDYVCPDNHYLESWGDAEPKKGKLQMIQPTISPVFNTRQAEISLLTWSGLGEKPAKDPFAGKEVMAQKFDTSIYYTYLKNYWIANVAGVSNEEAFNKVLHDGVYNLPAVENTPVSYAAEFSSYGPIITKLAPEDNNAVDLILYQKVGIRDGKFCGNPWVQELPDPVSKVTWDNYVCLPKALAEKKKIADGDLVKVTFNGVTIDKFPVYIQPGQANNTISIALGYGRKGKAAEKGSYEIIGKNAYPFAAFLNGTRQWTVSGVQIEKVSGHYVLAQTQTHNTIEGRDLLREATQTEFNKNPYAGNDMQRPHLYELWSRQEYKRDDNPGHYWAMAIDLNACTGCGACVVACSIENNVPVVGRDEVRRRREMHWIRIDRYFAFKNVDHTDYSNDLFLKRDYQPDVVTKEKGIEALDRAEAKKKDGEYNYYENVSVMHQPIMCQHCDNAPCETVCPVLATTHSTEGLNQMTYNRCIGTKYCANNCPFKVRRFNWFRYNDNDKFDFFFNNDLGKMVINPDVTVRTRGVMEKCSMCVQRIQDGKLKAKRERRELMDQEIQTACQRSCPANAIVFGDLNDTNSEVSKVYRNERSYHLLEELNLQQGVKYLTKIRNI; encoded by the coding sequence ATGTCTAATAAAACGCAATATTGGAAAGGTGAGGAAGAGTTACTCAACACACCCGAATTTCAGGCAGATCTGAAAAAGGAATTTAGTGAAGACCTCCCTCTTGACGAAGTACTTTCGGAGAACAATTTTGAACTGTCTTCCAACAGAAGAGATTTCTTAAAATTCTTCGGTTTTAGTATTACTGCGGTTGCTTTGGCAGCTTGTAACAAAGCTCCAATCAGAAAGGCAATTCCGTATTTAGTGAAACCGGAAGATGTTACACCCGGTGTGGCAAATTATTATAACTCCACACTTGGAGCAACCTCAGAAGGATATGGTGTTCAAGTTAAAGTCCGCGAAGGGCGCCCTATTAAAGTTGATGGTAATCCAAACTCTTTTTCAGGAAGTGGTCTTTCTGCTTTGGGACAAGCAAGCATTTTGTCGCTCTATGATACTGCCAGACTGACAAGTCCGATGAAAGGTGGAAAAGCAACTGATTGGGCAACTGTTGATGGAGAAATCGGAAAAGCATTGTCAGCAAGCAAAAAGATTGCTATTGTTTCAGGTACTATTCATAGCCCATCTTCCCTTTCTGTTATTAAAAAATTTAGTGAAAAATATGGTACAGACCATATTACATACGATGCGATTTCATACAGTGGAATATTGAAAGCTAACGCTGATGGATTTGGAAAAGCTGTAATACCATCTTATGATTTTGCTAAATCTAAAATCATTGTAAGTTTTGCGGCTGACTTTCTTGGAACATGGATTTCTCCGGTTGAATTCACAGGTTCATATACTCGTGGTAGAAAACCAGGGTCTATGTCAAGACATTATCAATTTGAATCTAATTTGTCTTTGTCAGGTACCAATGCAGATATCAGATTCCCGATGAAACAATCCAGTGAAGCTCTTTATATTGCTACACTTTACAATAAAATTGCTGACAAAAAAGGAACTGCAAAAATTCCGATTACAAGAAACTTAAACCTTGCAGGTAATGTTTTGGATAATGTTGCTAAGGACTTGTTAGAAAATCAAGGTGCTTCTATCATCATATCAGGCTCTAATGACCCTTATGTTCAACAGATGATAAACGGATTGAATTTCTTACTTGGAAACTATGGAAACACAATTGATTTAAACAATTATTCAAATCAATATAAAGGACTTGACAACGATTTCGATCAGTTCTTATCAAATGCATCTAATGGCGCTTATGATGCAGTTATCTTCTGGGATGCAAATCCTGCTTATAACTATCATAAAGCGGACAATGTAAAAAATGCTCTTGCTAAAATTAAAACCAAGATTTCTTTCTCAAGTTATATGGATGAGACTTCCGAAATGGTTGATTATGTGTGCCCTGACAACCACTACTTAGAGTCATGGGGAGATGCAGAACCAAAGAAGGGCAAGTTGCAAATGATTCAACCTACCATTTCACCGGTTTTCAATACTCGTCAAGCCGAAATTTCATTGTTAACTTGGAGTGGTTTGGGTGAAAAACCCGCCAAGGATCCTTTTGCAGGAAAAGAGGTCATGGCACAGAAGTTTGATACTTCAATCTATTACACATACCTTAAAAATTATTGGATAGCAAATGTTGCCGGAGTTTCCAACGAGGAAGCATTTAATAAAGTTCTTCATGATGGAGTCTATAATCTTCCTGCAGTTGAGAATACACCGGTAAGCTATGCTGCCGAGTTCAGTTCTTATGGACCGATTATAACAAAATTAGCTCCTGAAGACAACAATGCGGTTGATTTGATTTTGTATCAAAAAGTAGGAATCAGAGATGGGAAGTTCTGTGGTAACCCATGGGTTCAAGAATTGCCGGACCCGGTTTCAAAAGTAACTTGGGATAATTATGTTTGTTTACCAAAAGCATTGGCGGAGAAGAAAAAAATAGCAGACGGTGATTTGGTAAAAGTTACTTTTAATGGTGTTACTATTGACAAATTCCCTGTTTACATTCAGCCAGGACAGGCTAATAACACAATTTCTATTGCGCTTGGTTATGGAAGAAAAGGAAAAGCTGCCGAAAAAGGTTCTTATGAAATTATAGGTAAGAATGCCTATCCATTTGCAGCATTCTTAAACGGCACAAGACAATGGACAGTTTCCGGTGTACAGATAGAAAAAGTTTCCGGACATTATGTATTGGCACAAACACAAACTCATAATACAATTGAAGGACGTGATTTGTTGAGAGAAGCAACACAAACCGAATTCAATAAAAATCCTTATGCAGGCAATGATATGCAAAGACCTCATCTCTATGAGCTTTGGTCTAGACAAGAGTATAAGAGAGATGATAATCCGGGACATTACTGGGCTATGGCTATTGACTTGAATGCTTGTACCGGTTGCGGTGCTTGTGTGGTTGCTTGTAGCATCGAAAATAATGTACCTGTAGTTGGTCGTGACGAGGTTAGAAGAAGACGTGAAATGCATTGGATCAGAATTGACAGATATTTTGCGTTTAAGAATGTTGATCATACTGATTATTCAAATGATTTATTCCTAAAAAGAGACTATCAACCGGATGTTGTTACCAAAGAGAAAGGAATTGAAGCGCTTGACAGAGCTGAAGCTAAAAAGAAAGACGGTGAATACAATTACTACGAAAATGTATCTGTAATGCACCAACCTATTATGTGTCAGCATTGTGATAACGCACCTTGCGAAACCGTTTGTCCTGTATTGGCTACTACTCACAGTACTGAAGGTTTGAACCAAATGACATATAACCGTTGTATTGGAACTAAATATTGCGCCAATAACTGTCCGTTCAAAGTTAGAAGGTTCAATTGGTTTAGATACAATGACAATGATAAGTTCGACTTCTTCTTTAATAATGATTTGGGCAAAATGGTTATCAACCCGGATGTTACGGTTAGAACGAGAGGGGTTATGGAAAAATGCTCAATGTGTGTGCAAAGAATCCAAGACGGCAAACTCAAAGCTAAACGCGAAAGAAGAGAGCTTATGGATCAAGAGATTCAAACTGCTTGTCAAAGATCATGTCCGGCCAATGCTATTGTATTTGGAGATTTGAATGATACAAACAGTGAGGTTTCAAAAGTTTACAGAAATGAACGTTCATATCACTTGCTTGAAGAACTGAATCTACAGCAAGGGGTTAAATACTTAACCAAAATCAGAAATATTTAA
- a CDS encoding c-type cytochrome yields the protein MIRLSDIIRNAVRVFSLTALLFTYGAFSAKAQNEPSAAKGKELFEQQACMACHAIDRVVIGPALKDITKQKSEEWLIKWIRNNVKLRESGDKDAKAIYDEYNGMAMNVYENLTDNDIKSILMWIDEESAPKAAPVAGGAPSPLVQKGKELFEQQACMACHAIDRVLVGPALKDVSKRRSKDWLHSWIHNNVKLRESGDADAIAIYKEYNSAAMNVYENLSTEDIDAILAWIDFESAPKVADNTGAADKGQSGKPETEGSFYNKTTLYVVMVIAIVLLIVAIILYRIRRKLNNVIHEFESGDKKEKTVTEFLKNRYNTSRRTINTILIIVSVGLVLGIYGFYFGVTEVGVQKGYAPTQPIAYSHALHAGELNIDCRYCHSTADYSKAASIPSLNTCMNCHVGVQLRDKYNGEVSPEIQKIYTALDYNPDAKPGERFGNNPKNIKWVRVHNLPDLSYFNHSQHANVAGLECQKCHGPVQEMEVIQQYSTLQMGWCIDCHRNTGVDVENNDYYEKLHALAKKDIDKNGNKSKYLKDGKINITIANIGGLECSKCHY from the coding sequence ATGATAAGACTATCAGACATAATCAGAAATGCGGTGAGGGTGTTTAGCTTGACTGCCCTATTATTTACTTATGGTGCATTTTCAGCCAAGGCACAGAACGAGCCCTCTGCTGCAAAAGGAAAAGAGTTATTTGAACAGCAAGCTTGTATGGCTTGTCACGCTATCGACCGTGTTGTAATCGGACCTGCGCTCAAAGACATCACCAAACAAAAGAGCGAAGAATGGTTGATCAAGTGGATTAGAAATAACGTGAAGTTGCGTGAATCCGGGGATAAAGATGCTAAAGCCATTTATGATGAATACAATGGCATGGCAATGAATGTTTATGAAAACCTAACGGATAATGACATCAAGTCCATTTTGATGTGGATAGACGAAGAGAGCGCTCCCAAGGCTGCTCCCGTTGCCGGTGGTGCACCAAGCCCGCTTGTTCAAAAAGGTAAAGAATTGTTTGAGCAACAAGCATGTATGGCTTGTCACGCGATTGATAGAGTGTTGGTAGGTCCTGCATTGAAGGATGTTAGCAAACGCAGAAGCAAAGATTGGTTGCATAGTTGGATTCACAACAACGTGAAGTTGAGAGAGTCCGGAGATGCAGATGCTATTGCAATTTACAAAGAGTACAATAGTGCTGCCATGAATGTGTACGAAAATCTATCTACAGAGGATATAGATGCAATCTTGGCATGGATTGATTTTGAAAGTGCACCTAAGGTTGCAGACAATACCGGAGCAGCCGATAAAGGACAGAGCGGAAAGCCTGAAACTGAAGGCAGTTTCTATAATAAAACCACACTTTATGTAGTGATGGTGATTGCTATTGTGCTGCTAATCGTAGCTATTATCTTGTATAGAATCAGAAGAAAACTAAACAATGTAATCCATGAATTTGAATCAGGTGATAAGAAAGAAAAAACTGTAACAGAGTTCTTAAAGAACAGATACAATACTTCGCGTAGAACGATTAATACCATTTTAATTATTGTAAGTGTGGGTCTGGTACTTGGTATTTATGGTTTCTACTTTGGTGTGACCGAAGTAGGTGTTCAAAAAGGATATGCACCTACACAGCCAATAGCATATTCCCATGCGTTACATGCCGGAGAGTTAAATATTGATTGTCGTTATTGTCACAGCACGGCTGATTATAGCAAAGCTGCCAGCATCCCTTCTCTTAATACATGTATGAACTGTCACGTGGGAGTTCAGTTAAGAGATAAATACAATGGAGAAGTTTCTCCGGAAATTCAAAAAATTTATACTGCATTAGATTACAATCCTGATGCAAAGCCGGGAGAAAGATTTGGAAACAATCCCAAAAACATTAAATGGGTGCGAGTTCATAATTTACCTGATTTGTCATATTTCAACCACTCTCAACACGCAAATGTTGCTGGATTAGAATGTCAAAAATGTCACGGTCCGGTTCAAGAAATGGAAGTGATTCAGCAATATTCAACCCTGCAAATGGGATGGTGTATTGACTGTCACAGAAACACAGGAGTCGATGTAGAAAATAATGATTACTACGAAAAATTACATGCTCTTGCTAAGAAGGACATTGACAAAAACGGAAATAAAAGCAAATATCTGAAAGATGGTAAAATCAACATTACCATTGCTAATATAGGTGGTTTAGAATGTTCTAAATGTCATTATTAA
- a CDS encoding carbonic anhydrase family protein, with amino-acid sequence MKSKIIANLKYDLPSGMVTFLVALPLCLGVALASGAPLISGLVSGIIGGIVVGMISGSSTSVSGPAAGLAAIVLSSIEQLGSFELFLAAVVIAGIIQLIAGLLKAGYISDAFPSNVIKGLLGAIGILLILKQIPHAVGFDVSEKGDILFLDEDGKGTFSFLSEIFNHLHLGAVLVAGITILVLVVWDKTPMKKIRFFPASLFVVLLAVAINKLFITNFPQLALSDAHLVNIPKVDGLALFSSFKIPQLSVLVNSDFWIIAITIAIVASLETLLNIEAVDNLDPHRRHSPPNRELVAQGIGNIFSGFLGGLPITSVIVRSSVNINANAQSKTSTILHGILLMGSVFVLSPLLNLIPLSSLAAILIVTGYKLAKVSLFKQMYKKGLNQFIPFMATVIAIIFTDLLIGVIIGLSTSAFYLLKYNYLNPFLLQREKVSYGETVRIELPSQTTFLSKATMKNALWQIPEKSKVIIDASRAVFIDHDIRELLDDFKTTVAKERQIQLNIIGGNEDTNVADYLQFENVIDQKQQEYLTPKEVIELLKDGNERFVNGTLSRKFFPNQVKATSKGQHPMAIVVSCIDSRTTAERMFDTNIGDLFSVRIAGNVINKDVLGSMEFACKIAKSKVIVIIGHTKCGAVKGACDEVKMGNLTELLDKLQPAIDKTLTMTKGDKILPSQVDEVAKVNVELSVEAVLSQSEILNDLCQKGEIAIIGGMYDVHTGKVTFFH; translated from the coding sequence ATGAAAAGTAAAATTATTGCAAATCTGAAATATGATTTACCGTCAGGTATGGTGACATTCTTGGTTGCACTCCCATTGTGTCTTGGCGTAGCGCTCGCATCAGGTGCGCCTCTCATATCGGGTTTAGTGTCTGGAATTATTGGAGGGATAGTAGTAGGTATGATAAGTGGTTCAAGCACAAGTGTTAGTGGACCTGCCGCAGGGCTGGCTGCGATTGTACTTTCTTCAATTGAACAATTAGGCAGTTTTGAATTATTTCTGGCCGCGGTTGTCATTGCAGGGATTATACAGTTAATAGCCGGGTTATTAAAAGCAGGATACATTTCCGATGCTTTTCCTTCTAATGTTATTAAAGGCTTACTTGGGGCCATCGGCATATTATTAATCTTAAAACAAATCCCTCATGCTGTTGGATTTGATGTGTCAGAGAAAGGCGATATTTTGTTTCTAGATGAAGATGGGAAAGGAACCTTTTCTTTTCTGAGTGAAATCTTCAATCATTTGCATCTTGGGGCAGTTTTAGTTGCGGGAATAACAATTCTTGTCTTAGTTGTATGGGATAAAACTCCAATGAAAAAAATTCGTTTTTTCCCTGCTTCTCTCTTCGTAGTTCTATTGGCAGTTGCAATCAATAAATTGTTTATTACCAACTTTCCTCAACTGGCATTATCAGATGCTCATCTTGTAAATATTCCAAAAGTTGATGGATTAGCATTGTTTTCATCTTTTAAAATTCCCCAGTTGTCAGTATTGGTGAATAGCGATTTTTGGATTATTGCGATTACAATAGCTATTGTTGCATCACTAGAAACATTACTTAATATTGAAGCTGTCGATAATTTAGACCCACACAGACGGCATTCTCCTCCCAATAGAGAATTGGTAGCCCAAGGTATTGGCAATATATTTTCAGGCTTTTTGGGAGGGTTGCCTATAACTTCTGTTATCGTTCGCAGTTCAGTCAATATCAATGCAAATGCACAGTCCAAGACTTCAACGATTTTGCATGGGATTTTATTAATGGGAAGTGTTTTTGTTCTTAGCCCACTTCTCAATTTAATTCCATTATCAAGTTTAGCGGCCATACTTATTGTTACGGGATATAAACTTGCCAAGGTATCATTATTCAAACAGATGTATAAAAAAGGATTAAACCAATTTATCCCATTTATGGCAACCGTAATTGCTATTATATTTACTGATTTATTAATTGGTGTAATTATTGGTCTTTCTACAAGTGCATTCTATTTGTTAAAATATAACTATTTGAATCCTTTTTTATTACAAAGAGAGAAAGTATCCTATGGCGAAACAGTTCGCATAGAACTACCCTCCCAAACAACCTTCCTTAGTAAAGCAACAATGAAGAATGCTTTGTGGCAGATACCTGAAAAATCAAAGGTAATAATAGATGCGTCACGTGCGGTGTTTATAGACCATGATATAAGAGAGTTACTGGATGATTTTAAGACAACCGTTGCCAAAGAAAGACAAATCCAATTAAATATTATTGGCGGTAATGAGGACACCAATGTGGCTGATTATCTGCAATTTGAAAATGTAATCGATCAAAAACAACAAGAATACTTAACTCCAAAAGAAGTTATTGAATTATTAAAAGATGGGAATGAGAGATTTGTAAATGGAACACTATCACGAAAATTCTTCCCCAATCAAGTAAAAGCAACCTCAAAAGGTCAACATCCTATGGCAATTGTGGTTAGTTGTATTGATTCACGAACTACCGCAGAGAGAATGTTTGATACAAATATTGGAGATTTATTCAGTGTAAGAATTGCGGGAAATGTTATTAATAAAGATGTGTTAGGGAGTATGGAGTTTGCTTGTAAAATAGCAAAATCTAAAGTAATTGTAATAATTGGACATACTAAGTGTGGTGCTGTCAAAGGGGCTTGTGATGAAGTAAAGATGGGAAATCTTACGGAATTACTCGACAAGTTGCAGCCTGCTATTGACAAAACTTTGACCATGACCAAAGGAGATAAAATATTACCTTCTCAAGTTGATGAGGTGGCAAAAGTAAATGTAGAATTATCTGTTGAAGCGGTATTATCGCAAAGTGAAATTCTTAACGACTTATGTCAAAAAGGCGAAATTGCAATCATTGGAGGCATGTATGATGTCCATACAGGTAAAGTTACATTTTTTCATTGA